The Pedobacter ginsengisoli region GTATTTTGAAGAAAGCCCAGGCTGAAAGCCATCCTTCATTGGATAAGCCTGGATCATTTCCCATACTGGCTGATCTCCTCCTGTACTATTTTTTGATTCACTTAAAGGCCTACAATGATCTTCTTGTCGTCCATTAGTTTTATTTGGTTTCTTAAATATAATGCTAAATATTGCTTCCTTGTTTCCTTTATTATTTTTATCCCAAATTCCGGAATAGTCAGAATTTAAGTCGTACCCTAGTACAGCTAACTGATCCTTTGCCTCTTTATTTGCCTCATAGGCCTTTATCCAGTCGTCATTGCTATATGGATTAGCCGGGTGAAATTGTGGACTAGCTTTATAAAGGAGAACTCTGCCCAAATATGCTATTACAGTAGCTTTATCAACTTTGCCTCTATTATTCCCAGTGTACTTATTGGGCAACAAGGTAGCAGCCTTTTGAAGGTCCGACTCTATAAAATCAAAACACTCTTTGGTCGAATTTCTTTTAACCATAAGGTTATCATTAATCCCTTGCGGTCTATCAATAATAGGTACTCCCCCATGATAGATAACTGTATTAAAATACAAAAATGCTCTCATAAAATATGCCTGCCCTTTAATAGGATTTTTGGCTGATGCCGATAAGCTACCCTTATCTATTTCAGTAAGCAAAACGTTTATATTTCTTATTGTTACATATGGCCATCTTTTAAATAAAGTCCCATTGGAAGTCACAGCATCCACGCCAAGATTCCCAAATGATTCGTCAGCATTACCACCATTATCGACTGGCCATCCGCCAAACACATTAGGATATATATTTGTTAAATAAGCCTGCGAAAGTTGTGTATCATTCCATACTTTATCCGGATCAATTGCACCCGTATTTTCCACATCTAGAATTTTCTTACATCCTGAAAAGGAAATAAGAAAAGATAGGAAACACATTATATAGATTATTTTTTTCATGTTAAATGTGCTAAAAAACAATATTTAATCCTCCAGTAAATCCTTTCATAATAGGATATGAGTCAAGGGCTAATTGCTCTGGATCATACGTTTTAAAAGCACTTAATGTGAGTAGATTAGTGGCGGTAAAAAATGCTTGAGCTTGTTTGATTCCAATTTTATTTATCCATTTTTGAGGCAAGCTATAAGAAATATTAACATTTTTCAATCTCAGATAGGCACCATTACCAATCCAAAAAGATGAAGGAGCAAATCCTAACTCTTCATACCCCCAGTCAATAATTTTAGGGTATTTTCCATTGGGATTTTCCCTCGACCAGGCATCTGTCCATAATCCAAAATAAGGTCTATCAAACTGAAATACGCCACCGTCAGGTGTATTTGCAGTAGTAACAATCTTATCGTAAGCACTTACCCCCTGTAACAGTATATCTACTTTAATGGCTCTCCATTCCGCTGATAAATTTATGCCATAATTGACGCGGGGTATTTGGTTATTTGAAAGATATGTTCTGTCATTCGCATCAATTTTTCCATCAGGTCCTTCAGAATAATTTACTCCTCGAATATCTTTAAATAGTAAAGCCCCAATCATAGGGTCTCTTCCAAATTGTTTAAAGCCTTTAGCTTTTAGCTCATCTACAATACTTTGATCTCTGATGATCCCTTCAGAGATATACCCATTCAATCTATTGGTTGGTTGGCCAACCTGGCTGCGCCATGTTCCTTGTACTATTGCGGGCTCATCATAAACTACCCATTTATCTTTGGCATAACCTATATTTGCTCCTATTAAATATGAAATTCCTCCAGCCTTGGTGTGATATTGCAAACTAAAATCAAAACCATTAACATCTTTTTTAGCATAGTTTACCTGCGGTAAAACAGCCCCTAAGGTACCGGGCAATGTCTGCACTCTTGTTTGGAAAATATCTGATATCCTACGCTTAAAATAATCAAATACCCCATATAGTTG contains the following coding sequences:
- a CDS encoding RagB/SusD family nutrient uptake outer membrane protein, producing the protein MKKIIYIMCFLSFLISFSGCKKILDVENTGAIDPDKVWNDTQLSQAYLTNIYPNVFGGWPVDNGGNADESFGNLGVDAVTSNGTLFKRWPYVTIRNINVLLTEIDKGSLSASAKNPIKGQAYFMRAFLYFNTVIYHGGVPIIDRPQGINDNLMVKRNSTKECFDFIESDLQKAATLLPNKYTGNNRGKVDKATVIAYLGRVLLYKASPQFHPANPYSNDDWIKAYEANKEAKDQLAVLGYDLNSDYSGIWDKNNKGNKEAIFSIIFKKPNKTNGRQEDHCRPLSESKNSTGGDQPVWEMIQAYPMKDGFQPGLSSKYIYNLQTYWTNRDPRFYASVVYNGASYELSDKTGRKQYTAAGIAHQDDVFGPGQNYPRTGFYPLKGMDPTLTQSDVTNNETDWIELRYAEVLLNFAEAANETGKVDEALDVLIRIRKRAGIEPGENNLYGLGASLGKDEMRKAIYRERRIEFIFEGKRFNDLRRTRSLNETNGLVKNGLLAILKDGRNPADGAVYLLKPEDFTYSVMPLLGNGTNVMSTPNSYYFFPISKGEIDKNPNLIQNSGWDGGTFNPTLE